One window of Nocardia nova SH22a genomic DNA carries:
- a CDS encoding hydrogenase maturation nickel metallochaperone HypA, with product MHELAIAEAIIGGIEHNAAGRRVHSVTVAVGDLCAVVPDALRFCFDLAAEDTVAEGAELLIDPVPGRARCRGCGADFILRDPILLCECGSADVEVVAGRELRIRSMEVSDPCAQPADAAKTARP from the coding sequence ATGCACGAGTTGGCGATCGCGGAAGCGATCATCGGCGGAATAGAGCACAACGCGGCCGGTCGGCGAGTACACAGCGTGACCGTCGCGGTGGGGGATCTGTGCGCGGTCGTTCCGGACGCGCTGCGATTCTGCTTCGATCTGGCCGCCGAGGACACGGTGGCCGAGGGGGCGGAGCTGCTGATCGATCCGGTGCCGGGCCGGGCGCGATGCCGTGGCTGCGGTGCCGATTTCATCCTGCGCGACCCGATCCTGCTGTGCGAATGCGGCAGCGCCGATGTCGAGGTCGTCGCGGGCCGGGAACTGCGAATCCGATCGATGGAGGTGAGTGATCCATGTGCGCAACCTGCGGATGCGGCGAAGACAGCGCGGCCGTGA
- a CDS encoding VOC family protein — MTARFNHTIIVAVDREVSAAFFRDIFEFADAPSWGVFTNLQCADGVLLQFAEPPVEAIQMQHYAFLVDDDHFDRAYALLCERGIEHWADPQRTLPGRTNTGHGGRGVYFMDPAGHGIEMITRPYL; from the coding sequence ATGACCGCACGTTTCAACCACACCATCATCGTGGCGGTGGATCGCGAAGTGTCCGCCGCCTTCTTCCGCGACATCTTCGAATTCGCCGACGCACCGTCGTGGGGTGTGTTCACGAACCTGCAGTGCGCGGACGGCGTCCTGCTGCAGTTCGCCGAACCGCCCGTGGAGGCGATCCAGATGCAGCACTACGCCTTTCTGGTCGACGACGACCACTTCGATCGCGCTTACGCCCTGCTGTGCGAGCGGGGCATCGAGCACTGGGCCGATCCGCAGCGGACACTGCCCGGACGCACCAATACCGGCCACGGCGGCCGGGGTGTGTACTTCATGGATCCGGCCGGACACGGTATCGAGATGATCACCCGGCCGTATCTCTGA